TAGTCCGCAAAAGCTGTGGAATTCCGAAAGCGAATGAAAGCGAAATGTATTCTCCATCTTGTAAATTTAATGAATTTCTAATTTGATTATTGTGAGATTTCCTTGGAAGCTTTTTATGCTGAGTTAAGCAATTATTGGGATTATTCAAAACCCGTTGATACTGTATAGCTTTTCCATTTTTCGATCTCGGTCATAAGCATATTGATCTTATTTTTGGCCAGCTCATACGCATCTTCGCCCATTAAAAAATGAACTGGGGGCTGTGCGAGCGTACTTAACTCAATTAATAAGGTTGCTGCTTTCTGGGGATCGTTTGCCTGATTTCCATGGATCTGATGCAGATGGGTAGCTTCGTTTTCTCGGGCAGTGACGTACGCAGCGATCGGATTGGCTGCGGTATGTAAGGATCCCTCCGATAAAAAATCAGTTCTGAAGTAACCGGGATAGACCAAGGTCGTGTGTACGCCAAAAGGCTCCATTTCGACAGCGAGGGCTTCTGTAAAGCCTGCGACAGCAAATTTGGTGGAGCAATAAACACCAAAGGCTGGGTAATTTCCAGCGAGCCCGCCGATAGATGCTATATTGAAAATATGACCCGATTGCTGAAGGCGCATATGGGGAGCAATATGCCGGATGGCATTAAGCGATCCAAAGACGTTCACTTCGAAGTTGCGGCGTGCTTCCCAGTCGCTGAGTTCCTCCAGGGTGCCCGTCTGACCATATCCGGCATTGTTGACCAATACATCAATCTTTCCGAAATAATCAATGGCCGAGAGTACTGCCCGGGCAACGTCTTTGTTATCGGTAATGTCCACTTCAAGCGGCAGAAAATTTTCCTGATCGCCAATTTCATCTTCGAGGGCTTGTTTTGTTCTTGATGTGGCAACCACAAGATAACCTTGGGCGAGCAATTCTTTAACAAGACTGAGGCCTAACCCTTTGGAAGCACCAGTGACAAACCATACTTTTTGTGATTTCATGTATTTCTTTTTTTAAATAAATTGATGTTACAAAGGTGGCTAATCGATCGAGTTTGGATGTAGGCAGATCAACGGATCTTGTAGTCAAATCGTGGATAGCTATTTTTTCCTTAAAACAATTTTAGCTTTTAAGTGCTTTATTTAAAGATGATGCACATCTATTTTAAGGTTGTGCACCTTGAGATGGTCGATAAACTTTAAAGACGTTGATATGTTAAAAGAAAATGATGTTGCCCCTGATTTTACCTTGTACGCGACACCCGATCAAAAAATTAGATTATCAGAATTTAAGGGGCACAATGTGATATTGGCATTTTATCCGGCAGATTGGAGTCCGGTATGTAGCGATCAGATGGCCTTATATAATGAAATGCTCAAATATTTCAAGAAATATGATGCAGAGATAATGGGTATTTCCGTTGACAGCAAATGGTGCCATATGGCCTTTGCGCAATCCCGAAAGCTGCATTTTCCACTTCTGGCCGATTTTGAAGCTAAAGGCGAGGTCGCCAAGAAGTATGGTGTTTACGATGAAGAGGAAGGGGAGTGCAAGCGCGCGCTTTTTGTGATTGATAAGGAAGGGGTTGTTGCTTGGAGTTATCTGTCTCCGACTGCGGTCAATCCGGGTGCAGACGGTATTATCGAAGCATTGGAGAATCTTAAATCAAAATAATTATGTCATTGAAACCGAAGGTCAGCAATGCTGACCATATATTGGGAAATGGCCAGGCCGATCTGACCATTGTTGAATATGGGGATTACCAATGTCCGCATTGTGGTGCAGCTCATCCAATTATAAAAGAAATGATGGCCGAACTGGGAAGCCAGATCAGGTTTGTATTCCGCAATTTTCCGCTATCGGAGATGCACCCCTATGCAAAACCCGCAGCATTGGCGGCGGAGGCTGCAGCACTGCAAGGGAAATTTTGGGAGATGCATGATGCCATTTTTGAAAACCAAAACTTGCTGAGTGAAAGATTGCTGCTGGATATCGCCGAGCAACTGGATTTGGACATGCCAAAGTTTAAATCTGATTTGCAGGACGAGGCGTTACAGGATCGTGTAGATGGCGATTTTGAAAGCGGTATGCTGAGCGGCGTTAATGGGACACCGACATTTTTTGTTAATGGACAGAAATTTGACGGTGGAGCGGAAGATCTGGTTCAAATATTAGGTGAAAACTGAATATATGAATACTATTTAAACACAGGTGAGCACACCACGAGAAGTCTCTTGCAGGATAATAGATCGTATCGTAAAAAACGAATGAATCTGTTGTATAAATAACGAAATATCGTTGTTTTTAAATTAACGTTTATTTTTCTAATGTACTTAAATACAGTTGTATGTGTTTGTTGGGCTATGAATTGCAATCCGATTAACATATCATGTAAATAATAAAATTCTTAAACTAATCATTATGGCAACATTCAAAGTTCAAGACGGAACAGAAATTTATTACAAAGACTGGGGAACAGGACAACCGATCGTATTTCATCATGGTTGGCCTTTATCCAGCGACGATTGGGACGCGCAGTTGATGTACTTCCTAGAAAAAGGATACCGTGTGATCGCACACGATCGCCGGGGTCATGGTCGCTCGACACAGACGGCAACGGGAAATGAGATGGATACCTATGCGTCGGATATTGCACAATTGGTAGAAGCATTGGATTTAAAAGATGCCATCCATATTGGTC
The Sphingobacterium multivorum genome window above contains:
- a CDS encoding SDR family NAD(P)-dependent oxidoreductase, which produces MKSQKVWFVTGASKGLGLSLVKELLAQGYLVVATSRTKQALEDEIGDQENFLPLEVDITDNKDVARAVLSAIDYFGKIDVLVNNAGYGQTGTLEELSDWEARRNFEVNVFGSLNAIRHIAPHMRLQQSGHIFNIASIGGLAGNYPAFGVYCSTKFAVAGFTEALAVEMEPFGVHTTLVYPGYFRTDFLSEGSLHTAANPIAAYVTARENEATHLHQIHGNQANDPQKAATLLIELSTLAQPPVHFLMGEDAYELAKNKINMLMTEIEKWKSYTVSTGFE
- a CDS encoding redoxin domain-containing protein; protein product: MLKENDVAPDFTLYATPDQKIRLSEFKGHNVILAFYPADWSPVCSDQMALYNEMLKYFKKYDAEIMGISVDSKWCHMAFAQSRKLHFPLLADFEAKGEVAKKYGVYDEEEGECKRALFVIDKEGVVAWSYLSPTAVNPGADGIIEALENLKSK
- a CDS encoding DsbA family protein; protein product: MSLKPKVSNADHILGNGQADLTIVEYGDYQCPHCGAAHPIIKEMMAELGSQIRFVFRNFPLSEMHPYAKPAALAAEAAALQGKFWEMHDAIFENQNLLSERLLLDIAEQLDLDMPKFKSDLQDEALQDRVDGDFESGMLSGVNGTPTFFVNGQKFDGGAEDLVQILGEN